From a single Bacillus sp. NEB1478 genomic region:
- a CDS encoding Spo0B C-terminal domain-containing protein codes for MPKNWTTVDLLRHARHDWLNQLQLIKANLSLDRTERAKEIMNEVIELSREESRISNLKTPNLAEYLLTYNWLKHPVKLFGKVKGESGDFSLYEEDLLNITNELCELLNSSISGYEECYLMMTFIPENLHVCFDFHGQLSEKELVHNKIKKIFSTHKSLEVIESYMHDNECYFEIRLSS; via the coding sequence ATGCCAAAAAATTGGACAACGGTTGATCTTTTGCGCCATGCAAGGCATGACTGGTTAAACCAGCTTCAGCTGATTAAAGCAAACCTCTCGCTTGATCGAACGGAGAGAGCGAAAGAGATTATGAATGAAGTAATTGAATTGTCCCGGGAAGAATCGCGGATCTCCAACCTGAAAACCCCCAATCTAGCAGAGTACTTATTAACATATAATTGGTTGAAACACCCGGTTAAGTTATTCGGGAAGGTTAAAGGCGAAAGTGGAGATTTTAGCTTATATGAAGAGGATTTGCTGAATATAACCAATGAATTATGCGAGTTGTTGAACAGCTCGATATCCGGATATGAAGAATGTTATCTAATGATGACATTTATACCTGAAAATCTTCATGTATGCTTTGACTTTCATGGACAATTATCTGAAAAAGAACTCGTCCATAATAAGATAAAGAAAATATTTTCAACACATAAAAGCCTGGAAGTCATCGAAAGCTATATGCATGATAATGAGTGTTATTTTGAAATTCGATTAAGTTCTTAA
- the rpmA gene encoding 50S ribosomal protein L27, producing MLKLNLQYFASKKGVGSTKNGRDSQSKRLGAKRADGQFVSGGSILYRQRGTKIYPGTNVGKGGDDTLFAKVDGIVRFERLGRDRKKVSVYPIAQEA from the coding sequence ATGCTTAAATTAAACCTTCAATATTTTGCATCCAAAAAAGGTGTAGGTAGCACAAAGAACGGTCGTGATTCACAGTCTAAGCGTCTTGGCGCTAAGCGTGCTGACGGACAATTCGTTTCTGGTGGTTCTATTCTTTACCGTCAACGCGGTACTAAGATCTATCCTGGTACAAACGTTGGTAAAGGCGGAGATGACACACTATTTGCAAAGGTAGACGGTATCGTTCGTTTCGAGCGTTTGGGCCGTGACCGCAAAAAGGTAAGTGTTTACCCAATCGCGCAAGAAGCGTAA
- a CDS encoding ribosomal-processing cysteine protease Prp: MIHVSIYRNHNQDILSFTMEGHADYAPHGQDLVCAAATAVSFGTINAIEQLCGYEPEVTTVDDGGFLKLNIPDEINDSSFQQTQLLLEGMIVSLATIEAGYKKYIKLTQHEGGGTNA, encoded by the coding sequence ATGATTCATGTTTCTATATACAGAAACCATAATCAAGACATATTATCGTTTACGATGGAAGGGCATGCTGATTATGCCCCGCATGGCCAAGACTTGGTCTGTGCAGCGGCTACGGCAGTTTCGTTTGGTACGATTAATGCGATAGAACAGCTTTGCGGCTATGAGCCTGAAGTTACCACTGTTGATGATGGTGGATTTCTAAAGCTTAATATACCGGATGAGATAAATGATTCTTCATTTCAACAAACACAATTGCTTTTGGAAGGTATGATTGTATCCCTGGCAACGATTGAAGCAGGATACAAAAAATATATTAAACTGACTCAACATGAAGGAGGTGGAACAAATGCTTAA
- the rplU gene encoding 50S ribosomal protein L21: MYAIIQTGGKQVRVEEGQAIYVEKLDIEAGETVTFEDVLMIGGDSLKLGAPLVEGATVTAKVEKHGRGEKVVVYKFKAKKNYRRKQGHRQPYTKVVIDKING; this comes from the coding sequence GGTGGTAAACAAGTTCGTGTTGAAGAAGGTCAAGCAATCTATGTTGAAAAACTAGATATCGAAGCTGGAGAAACAGTAACATTTGAAGATGTATTGATGATCGGTGGAGACAGCTTGAAATTAGGAGCTCCTTTAGTTGAAGGCGCTACAGTTACGGCAAAAGTTGAGAAACACGGCCGTGGCGAAAAAGTGGTTGTTTATAAGTTTAAGGCGAAGAAAAACTATCGTCGTAAGCAAGGACACCGTCAACCATACACAAAAGTTGTGATTGATAAAATTAACGGGTAA